A single region of the Anaerolineales bacterium genome encodes:
- a CDS encoding non-heme iron oxygenase ferredoxin subunit translates to MPEFITIAAAADLKSGERIVVEVKDHYIAVFNVGGTYYAIEDICTHDDGPLAEGELTEYVIECPRHGAQFDIRSGKNLSLIAPRPVARYEVRVENGQVQIAV, encoded by the coding sequence ATGCCAGAATTCATCACCATTGCCGCTGCCGCCGATCTGAAATCCGGCGAGCGGATCGTTGTTGAGGTCAAGGATCACTACATTGCCGTGTTCAACGTTGGGGGGACGTACTACGCCATTGAGGACATCTGCACCCACGACGATGGACCGCTTGCCGAAGGGGAATTGACCGAGTATGTCATCGAATGTCCGCGACACGGCGCACAGTTCGATATTCGCAGCGGAAAAAATCTCTCGCTGATCGCCCCGCGCCCTGTCGCCCGCTACGAAGTGCGCGTGGAAAACGGGCAGGTTCAGATAGCCGTCTAA
- the groL gene encoding chaperonin GroEL (60 kDa chaperone family; promotes refolding of misfolded polypeptides especially under stressful conditions; forms two stacked rings of heptamers to form a barrel-shaped 14mer; ends can be capped by GroES; misfolded proteins enter the barrel where they are refolded when GroES binds) — translation MPKQLIFSEDARRRLKRGVDQLAEAVSTTLGPKGRNVALDKKFGAPTVTHDGVTVAKEIELEDPFENMGAQLLKEAATKTNDIAGDGTTTATVLAQTIVNEGLKNVAAGANPMLLKRGIEAATDAVSKALREMAVPIDTKEEIASVASISAQDPEIGKLIADVMDRVGKEGVITVEESKSLEFETEYVEGMQFDRGYISPYFVTATDTMEAVIEEPYILIYEKKISAAQDIVPILEKLVQIGKRAVVILAEDVDGEALATLVLNKLRGMLNILAIKAPGFGDRRKAMLQDIAVLTGGTVISEETGRKLENVTINDLGRARKVVATKEDTTVVDGAGDEAAIRGRVAEIRTEIDRTTSDYDREKLQERLAKLAGGVAVIRVGAATEVELKEKKHRVEDALSATRAAVEEGIVPGGGVALIVAAKVLEGLKLHYDDESTGVAIMRRALEAPMRKIAANAGQDGAVIVQNVRQMHKDNSTVRIGYDVLSGEYVDMIQSGIIDPVKVTRGALENAASIASMILTTEALITDVKEPEKAAPMPPGGGMDF, via the coding sequence ATGCCCAAGCAATTGATTTTCTCTGAGGACGCCCGCCGCCGGCTAAAGCGCGGGGTCGATCAACTCGCCGAGGCGGTCAGCACGACGCTCGGTCCGAAGGGGCGCAATGTGGCGCTCGATAAGAAGTTCGGCGCACCCACAGTCACCCATGACGGTGTGACGGTGGCGAAGGAAATTGAACTGGAAGACCCCTTTGAAAACATGGGGGCGCAGCTTCTGAAGGAAGCGGCAACCAAGACGAACGATATTGCGGGCGACGGCACGACCACTGCCACCGTCTTGGCACAGACGATTGTCAACGAAGGCTTGAAGAACGTCGCCGCTGGCGCAAACCCCATGCTGCTGAAGCGCGGTATTGAAGCGGCTACCGATGCCGTCTCCAAGGCGCTCCGTGAGATGGCTGTGCCGATTGACACGAAAGAAGAAATCGCCTCGGTTGCCTCTATCTCCGCCCAAGACCCGGAAATCGGCAAGCTGATTGCCGATGTGATGGATCGCGTGGGCAAGGAAGGCGTGATCACCGTCGAAGAGAGCAAGAGCCTCGAATTCGAGACGGAATACGTCGAAGGGATGCAGTTTGATCGCGGCTACATCAGCCCCTACTTCGTCACCGCCACCGATACGATGGAAGCGGTTATCGAAGAACCCTACATCTTGATCTACGAGAAGAAGATCAGCGCCGCCCAAGACATTGTGCCGATCCTCGAAAAGCTTGTCCAGATTGGCAAGCGTGCCGTTGTCATCCTTGCCGAGGATGTGGACGGCGAGGCGTTGGCGACCCTTGTTCTGAACAAGCTGCGCGGGATGCTGAACATCCTCGCCATCAAAGCCCCCGGCTTTGGGGATCGGCGCAAGGCGATGCTCCAAGATATTGCCGTGCTGACGGGCGGGACGGTCATCAGCGAAGAGACCGGGCGCAAGTTGGAAAACGTCACGATCAACGATCTGGGGCGGGCTCGGAAGGTTGTCGCCACGAAGGAAGACACGACGGTTGTTGATGGGGCGGGCGACGAAGCCGCTATCAGGGGGCGTGTTGCTGAAATCCGCACCGAGATTGACCGCACCACCAGCGATTATGACCGCGAGAAACTTCAGGAACGTCTGGCGAAGTTGGCGGGCGGCGTCGCCGTCATCCGCGTTGGCGCGGCGACGGAAGTCGAACTGAAGGAAAAGAAGCACCGCGTTGAGGACGCCCTCAGCGCAACCCGCGCCGCCGTTGAGGAGGGCATTGTCCCCGGTGGTGGTGTGGCGCTCATCGTCGCGGCGAAGGTCTTGGAGGGTCTGAAGCTCCACTATGACGACGAAAGCACCGGCGTTGCCATTATGCGCCGCGCTCTCGAAGCACCCATGCGCAAGATTGCCGCAAACGCCGGACAAGATGGCGCGGTGATCGTCCAGAATGTGCGCCAGATGCACAAGGACAACAGCACCGTCCGCATCGGTTACGATGTCCTCAGCGGCGAATACGTCGATATGATCCAGAGCGGGATCATCGACCCAGTGAAGGTCACTCGTGGGGCGCTGGAGAACGCGGCGAGCATCGCCTCGATGATCCTGACCACCGAAGCCCTGATCACCGATGTGAAAGAGCCGGAGAAGGCTGCGCCGATGCCCCCCGGCGGCGGGATGGACTTCTAA
- the groES gene encoding co-chaperone GroES gives MNLRPLGDRVVIEPSEGEEVTAGGLYLPETAKEKPQQGVIVAVGAGRRDDDGKLIPMDVKKGDKVLYAKYAGTEIKVDGKKVLILKETDILAIVE, from the coding sequence ATGAATCTACGCCCGTTGGGTGATCGCGTTGTGATCGAACCATCGGAAGGCGAAGAAGTGACGGCTGGCGGGCTTTACTTGCCGGAGACGGCGAAAGAAAAGCCGCAGCAGGGCGTGATTGTTGCGGTGGGCGCTGGTCGCCGTGACGATGACGGCAAGCTGATCCCGATGGATGTGAAAAAGGGCGACAAAGTGCTGTACGCGAAATACGCTGGCACGGAGATCAAGGTCGATGGCAAGAAGGTCTTGATCCTGAAGGAAACCGACATCCTCGCCATTGTTGAGTAA
- the gatA gene encoding Asp-tRNA(Asn)/Glu-tRNA(Gln) amidotransferase subunit GatA, giving the protein MTDLTTLTLSEALDHLRNRDFSAVDLTRAYVERITALEPRLNAFLTITGEKALEHAQHADALRAKGEDKPLLGIPLGIKDVLCTEGVQTTAGSQILKGFVPPYTATSVRRLFDAGATMLGKMNTDEFAMGSSTENSSYQITRNPWDTRRVPGGSSGGSAAAVASRMVAGALGTDTGGSVRQPAAFCGIVGIKPSYGRVSRYGLIAFASSLDQVGAMGRTVRDAATILNVIAGYDPMDSTSMNTPVPDYTAALKGDLKGVRVGVPKEYFIEGIEPSVEKAVRAAIEMLRGLGAEIREVSLPHTAYGIPIYYLIAPAEASANLARFDGVRYGLRVGADAMWDSYRETRGQGFGKEVKRRIMLGTYALSAGYYDAYYLKAQKGRTLIRQDFDKAFAEVDVIATPTTPRAAFMVGEKVDDPLQMYLEDVFTVTANLGGICGVSVPCGFDGNNMPVGMQILGPAFGEAKILHAAHAYEQATDWHKRTPTL; this is encoded by the coding sequence ATGACCGACCTGACGACCCTGACCCTTTCCGAGGCGCTCGATCACTTGCGCAACCGTGATTTCAGCGCCGTTGACCTCACCCGCGCTTATGTAGAGCGGATTACCGCCCTTGAACCGAGGCTGAACGCTTTTCTGACCATCACGGGGGAAAAGGCGCTGGAACACGCCCAACACGCCGACGCCCTGCGGGCAAAAGGCGAGGACAAGCCACTGCTAGGGATTCCCCTCGGAATCAAGGATGTTCTGTGTACGGAGGGCGTCCAGACCACCGCCGGATCGCAGATTTTGAAGGGGTTTGTCCCGCCCTACACGGCGACGAGTGTCCGCCGCCTGTTTGACGCCGGAGCGACGATGCTTGGCAAGATGAACACCGATGAATTTGCGATGGGATCGTCTACCGAGAATTCCAGCTACCAGATCACGCGCAACCCCTGGGATACGCGCCGCGTGCCGGGCGGCAGCAGTGGGGGCAGCGCGGCAGCCGTCGCCTCGCGGATGGTGGCGGGGGCATTGGGGACGGATACGGGCGGGTCGGTGCGGCAGCCCGCCGCCTTCTGTGGGATTGTCGGGATCAAGCCAAGCTACGGACGAGTCTCGCGCTATGGGCTGATCGCCTTTGCTTCCTCGCTGGATCAGGTGGGGGCAATGGGGCGCACCGTGCGCGACGCGGCGACGATTCTGAACGTGATCGCTGGCTATGATCCGATGGACTCCACCAGCATGAACACGCCCGTCCCCGATTACACAGCGGCGCTGAAGGGCGATCTGAAGGGCGTCCGCGTCGGAGTCCCAAAGGAATACTTTATCGAGGGCATTGAACCCTCGGTGGAAAAGGCAGTCCGCGCCGCGATTGAGATGCTGCGGGGGTTGGGGGCAGAGATTCGGGAGGTGAGCCTCCCGCATACCGCCTACGGAATCCCGATTTATTACCTGATTGCGCCGGCGGAGGCAAGCGCGAACCTCGCCCGCTTCGATGGCGTGCGCTATGGGCTGCGCGTGGGGGCAGACGCTATGTGGGATAGCTATCGAGAGACGCGGGGGCAGGGTTTTGGCAAAGAAGTGAAACGGCGCATTATGTTAGGCACGTATGCGCTATCGGCAGGGTACTACGACGCTTACTACTTGAAGGCGCAGAAGGGGCGCACGCTGATCCGCCAAGATTTTGACAAGGCGTTTGCCGAGGTGGACGTGATCGCCACGCCCACGACGCCCCGCGCCGCCTTCATGGTGGGGGAAAAGGTTGATGATCCCTTGCAGATGTACCTTGAGGATGTGTTCACCGTCACGGCGAACCTCGGCGGGATTTGCGGGGTGAGCGTCCCCTGCGGCTTTGATGGGAACAATATGCCGGTGGGGATGCAGATTCTGGGACCCGCCTTTGGCGAGGCGAAAATTCTTCATGCCGCCCACGCCTATGAACAGGCGACGGACTGGCACAAACGGACGCCAACCCTGTAG
- the mltG gene encoding endolytic transglycosylase MltG has product MNKAARLSLLALLGVAAFAWTITIAALILREGQPSPPTPTLIGVAVIGTAIPTVTPAATFTPPNPTALPTETPSPTALAAATEPLSPSPTLTAPPTATPLPMIVLAPPTFPPTATVPPAPTVRLDVVTLAPSATVDPNLPTPEPIYVIVTADPCPRPAGWAAYQVQPGDTLFGFQLGTENTVTVAEIMRGNCLENNFLQVGQVIFLPAGAGDNAPKVDDSAVYGDPDSTTQDGKCPCRLRVREGWRLEQIAAAIDSLPAPFRGRDFLAATAAGASAPDYWFLRSRPGGVSLEGYMYPDTYTIENGTTAAALRDAMLGRFNEMVGADLEGAFAARGLSFWQGVTFASIVQRESYAAEEQVLIAGVFYNRFARQMGLASFVTLQYALGVPGNWWVKITKSNINTDTRYNTSKYRGLPPSPISNPGVSALRSSAYPASHEYLYFNFKCGGGGNFYTRTYEEFVQGLKCN; this is encoded by the coding sequence ATGAACAAAGCAGCCCGCCTTTCCCTCCTTGCCCTGCTTGGGGTGGCGGCGTTCGCCTGGACGATCACCATCGCCGCCCTGATTCTGCGGGAGGGGCAGCCCTCCCCACCCACCCCGACCCTGATCGGGGTTGCCGTTATTGGGACGGCGATCCCCACCGTGACACCAGCGGCGACCTTCACCCCGCCCAATCCAACGGCACTTCCCACCGAAACGCCCTCCCCAACGGCTCTGGCAGCGGCGACAGAGCCGCTGTCTCCTAGCCCAACCCTAACCGCCCCGCCAACGGCGACGCCGCTCCCGATGATCGTCCTCGCCCCGCCGACCTTCCCGCCGACGGCGACAGTCCCCCCCGCCCCCACCGTCCGCTTGGATGTGGTGACGCTTGCCCCAAGCGCTACCGTTGATCCCAACCTGCCCACGCCCGAACCGATCTACGTGATCGTCACCGCTGACCCTTGCCCGCGTCCGGCGGGGTGGGCTGCCTATCAGGTGCAGCCCGGCGATACGCTCTTTGGCTTTCAGCTTGGAACGGAAAACACCGTCACGGTGGCGGAGATCATGCGCGGGAATTGCCTCGAAAACAATTTCCTTCAGGTTGGACAGGTGATCTTCCTCCCCGCCGGCGCCGGGGATAACGCCCCGAAAGTGGACGATTCCGCCGTCTATGGCGATCCCGATTCAACCACCCAAGATGGGAAGTGTCCATGCCGGCTGCGCGTCCGCGAAGGGTGGCGTCTGGAGCAGATCGCCGCCGCCATTGATAGCCTTCCCGCGCCGTTCCGAGGGCGGGATTTCCTCGCGGCGACGGCGGCGGGGGCAAGCGCCCCCGATTACTGGTTCTTGCGCAGCCGTCCGGGGGGCGTCAGTCTAGAAGGGTACATGTACCCCGACACCTACACCATTGAAAACGGCACAACGGCGGCGGCGCTGCGCGATGCCATGTTGGGGCGCTTCAACGAGATGGTCGGCGCGGATTTAGAGGGGGCGTTTGCGGCGCGGGGCTTGTCCTTTTGGCAAGGCGTCACCTTCGCCAGCATCGTCCAGCGGGAGAGCTACGCCGCCGAAGAACAGGTCTTGATCGCGGGCGTTTTTTACAACCGTTTTGCGCGGCAGATGGGCTTGGCGTCGTTTGTCACACTGCAATATGCGCTTGGTGTGCCGGGGAATTGGTGGGTAAAGATCACGAAAAGCAACATCAATACCGACACCCGCTACAATACGAGCAAGTACCGAGGCTTGCCGCCCTCTCCAATCTCGAATCCCGGGGTGAGTGCGCTCCGTTCGTCGGCATATCCGGCGTCGCACGAGTACCTCTATTTCAATTTCAAGTGCGGCGGCGGGGGCAATTTCTACACGCGCACCTACGAGGAATTTGTGCAGGGGTTGAAGTGCAATTAG
- a CDS encoding AMP-binding protein, giving the protein MLKPTAPTNHLLSTHLLTRANRAEAKTLTERLARHAAERPSAAAVTLIPSGGAAETTLSYAAFWEGAGRYAAALRAVGIGQRDLVILVIDHGEPLLYAFWGALRIGAIPSMFPFLSDKLDAALYFERVKALVSHSGARAVIASPAYAESLSALMAGSGVAILSERDLHPTAGADIALPATAPDQIAFLQHSSGTTGLQKGVALAHDAVLNHLAAYSDTLRLTPDDVIVSWLPLYHDMGLIAGFILPLVQGIPLILMSPHHWVRDPRILLQAITRHRGTLCWLPNFAYNFMATRIRDDALAGVDLQTMRAFVNCSEPMRAESHRLFLNRYRAYGLRPEALTTCYAMAENTFAVTQGGIDSPVRLDRISRAALMESNRALSAQGDEPHAEMLCCGTAIPNCRVRILGSTPEGERRDLPERQVGEVAVQSDSMLSEYYRRPDLTEAVLFDGWYLTGDYGYLAEGGLYITGRKKDLIIVGGKNIYPQDLEALADTIEGVKAGRVVVFGVDDTRLGTEAIVLVAESEIEDEDARFEVARRIRLRVAAETEVTLNDVRVVDLKWLHKTSSGKIARGANREKYLAEFGTR; this is encoded by the coding sequence ATGTTGAAGCCAACCGCACCCACTAACCACCTTTTGAGTACCCACCTTCTGACACGGGCGAACCGCGCCGAGGCGAAAACGCTCACCGAGCGGCTTGCCCGCCACGCCGCCGAACGTCCCTCGGCAGCCGCTGTCACCCTGATTCCCTCTGGCGGGGCGGCGGAAACCACCCTGAGCTATGCCGCCTTTTGGGAGGGCGCGGGGCGCTATGCGGCGGCGCTGCGGGCGGTGGGCATTGGGCAGCGCGATCTTGTCATCCTCGTTATCGATCATGGCGAGCCGCTGCTCTACGCCTTTTGGGGGGCGCTGCGCATCGGCGCGATTCCCTCCATGTTCCCCTTCCTCTCCGACAAACTCGATGCGGCGCTCTATTTCGAGCGGGTGAAGGCACTCGTCAGCCATTCGGGGGCGCGGGCGGTGATCGCCTCCCCCGCCTATGCCGAGTCGCTTTCGGCGCTCATGGCGGGGTCAGGCGTCGCCATCCTCAGCGAGCGCGACCTTCACCCAACAGCGGGCGCGGACATCGCGCTCCCCGCCACCGCCCCCGACCAAATCGCCTTTCTGCAACATTCGAGCGGCACAACGGGACTGCAAAAGGGGGTTGCCCTCGCCCATGATGCGGTGCTGAACCACCTTGCCGCCTACAGCGATACGCTGCGCCTTACCCCGGACGATGTGATCGTCTCGTGGCTGCCCCTTTACCACGATATGGGGCTGATCGCCGGATTCATCCTCCCGCTGGTGCAGGGCATCCCGCTGATCCTCATGTCGCCCCATCATTGGGTGCGCGATCCGCGCATCTTGCTTCAGGCGATCACCCGCCATCGGGGGACGCTCTGCTGGCTGCCCAACTTTGCCTATAACTTCATGGCGACGCGCATCCGTGACGACGCCCTCGCTGGCGTTGACCTCCAGACGATGCGTGCTTTCGTGAACTGCTCCGAGCCAATGCGGGCAGAGAGCCACCGCCTCTTTTTGAATCGCTACCGGGCGTATGGGCTGCGTCCAGAGGCGCTGACCACCTGTTACGCAATGGCGGAAAATACTTTCGCTGTGACACAGGGGGGCATCGACTCGCCCGTGCGCCTTGACCGCATCAGCCGCGCCGCCCTGATGGAAAGCAATCGGGCGCTTTCCGCGCAAGGCGACGAACCCCACGCCGAGATGCTCTGCTGTGGGACAGCGATCCCCAACTGCCGCGTGCGCATCCTTGGCAGCACCCCTGAGGGCGAACGGCGCGACCTCCCCGAACGGCAGGTGGGCGAGGTTGCCGTGCAAAGCGACAGCATGTTGAGCGAATACTACCGCCGCCCCGATCTGACTGAGGCTGTCCTCTTTGATGGCTGGTATCTGACGGGCGATTACGGCTATCTTGCCGAGGGCGGACTCTACATCACCGGACGGAAGAAAGACCTGATCATCGTTGGCGGGAAGAACATCTACCCGCAAGACCTTGAAGCGCTTGCCGATACCATCGAAGGGGTGAAGGCGGGGCGCGTCGTCGTCTTTGGCGTCGATGATACGCGGCTTGGCACAGAGGCGATTGTCCTCGTTGCCGAATCGGAGATTGAGGACGAGGACGCCCGTTTCGAGGTTGCCCGCCGCATTCGCCTGCGCGTGGCGGCGGAGACGGAAGTCACCCTGAACGATGTCCGCGTCGTTGATCTGAAGTGGCTGCACAAGACGAGCAGCGGCAAGATTGCGCGGGGGGCGAACCGCGAGAAGTACCTTGCCGAATTTGGGACACGCTGA
- a CDS encoding acyl carrier protein encodes MTTYDTTRDTLKEFILNRLIRNPKLKLNDTDSLIKGGYIDSFALVEVQLFIEEQFGFRPADIDMTVESMDTLKQMAEYVEANRTH; translated from the coding sequence ATGACAACCTACGACACAACGCGGGACACATTGAAGGAATTCATCCTCAACCGGCTGATCCGCAACCCTAAACTCAAATTGAATGACACCGACTCCCTGATCAAAGGCGGCTATATTGATTCCTTCGCCCTCGTTGAGGTGCAGTTGTTCATTGAAGAACAATTCGGGTTTCGCCCCGCCGACATTGATATGACGGTGGAATCGATGGATACGCTCAAGCAAATGGCAGAGTATGTTGAAGCCAACCGCACCCACTAA
- a CDS encoding glycoside hydrolase family 18 protein — MRKFLPHTLAVMIVIIALSAAALPSAALPTRAETPEKVIMGYFPEWKVNGYPVERIPAAHLTHILYAFGNISPAGTCSLFQTPYLVTVNLEKLKALKEQYPHLKVLISLGGWSGSSNFSRGVRTEKSRERMVTSCIEMWIKGGTVKVPGVIDGIDVDWEFPGVAGMTNNFSPDDKANFVAVMELFRAALDEQGKIDGRYYSLSAALSPNPSAVAAGLDLPALAKVMDYFNIMTYDFHGGWSKTTNFHNGLYAVSDDPAGESGATANVDSAVQRYIEGGVPPEKIVVGMPFYGRGWTGVEPGAAGDGLFQPVTGALEIGYRGILEQYTEGYTVFRHPQARVPYVYSAATKTFIAYDDPESIQEKAQYILDRGLAGGMFWELSQDTTDALLSGTLCRALRGTCE; from the coding sequence ATGAGAAAATTCCTACCACACACCCTCGCCGTGATGATCGTGATCATCGCCCTGAGCGCCGCGGCTCTGCCAAGCGCCGCCCTGCCCACCCGCGCCGAAACGCCAGAAAAGGTCATCATGGGCTACTTCCCCGAATGGAAGGTGAACGGCTATCCGGTGGAACGCATCCCCGCCGCGCACCTGACGCACATCCTCTATGCTTTTGGGAACATCAGTCCGGCGGGGACATGTTCGCTCTTTCAGACGCCCTACCTTGTCACCGTAAATCTGGAAAAACTGAAGGCGTTGAAGGAACAATACCCCCATTTGAAGGTGTTGATCTCGCTGGGGGGCTGGTCGGGATCGTCCAACTTTTCGCGGGGGGTGCGGACGGAAAAATCACGGGAGCGGATGGTCACCTCGTGTATTGAGATGTGGATCAAAGGGGGGACAGTGAAAGTCCCCGGCGTGATCGACGGCATTGATGTCGATTGGGAGTTTCCCGGCGTGGCGGGCATGACAAACAACTTCAGCCCCGACGACAAGGCAAATTTCGTCGCCGTGATGGAGTTGTTCCGCGCCGCGCTGGACGAACAGGGTAAGATCGACGGGCGCTATTACTCGCTCTCGGCGGCGCTTAGCCCGAACCCCTCGGCGGTGGCGGCGGGGCTTGATCTCCCCGCGCTGGCAAAGGTGATGGATTACTTCAATATCATGACCTACGATTTTCATGGCGGGTGGTCGAAAACGACGAACTTCCACAACGGACTTTACGCCGTAAGCGACGATCCGGCGGGCGAGAGCGGCGCGACGGCAAACGTTGATTCCGCTGTTCAGCGCTATATTGAAGGGGGCGTCCCGCCGGAAAAGATCGTCGTCGGTATGCCGTTTTATGGGCGCGGCTGGACGGGCGTTGAGCCGGGCGCGGCGGGCGATGGCTTGTTCCAACCGGTGACGGGCGCGTTGGAGATTGGCTATCGGGGGATTCTGGAGCAGTACACCGAAGGCTACACCGTGTTTCGCCATCCGCAGGCGCGTGTTCCGTATGTCTACAGCGCGGCGACGAAAACCTTCATCGCCTATGACGATCCCGAATCGATCCAAGAGAAGGCACAGTACATCCTTGATCGGGGGTTGGCGGGCGGCATGTTTTGGGAACTGAGCCAAGACACAACAGACGCCCTCTTATCGGGGACGTTGTGCCGCGCCTTGCGCGGGACGTGCGAGTAG
- a CDS encoding DnaJ domain-containing protein, with the protein MRFTLYAANAHLINELNDAGSIRDILHNGYDVVHASLPGGERVAFHFIERDIDVALIAATLRENAAKETYTLFILWGAMLLPEHGEHYPPYDWMLALLTLYDDKIYGFEAEGERAWIYPVHFHPQATGIHRLIEYGETVNFAHLGVEVIQTVDGVLNGRWHIADFEDRPAARQRKGRDSSGETTRQRVYAVYRSPLRAQFDVLGVSLDADLATIRQAYRALAREFHPDLNPDPAAAERMKRINAAYGLIMTVLEGEAANQNDDPA; encoded by the coding sequence ATGCGGTTCACGCTCTATGCGGCAAATGCCCACCTGATCAACGAACTGAACGACGCCGGATCGATCCGCGATATTCTGCACAACGGCTACGATGTTGTTCATGCCTCCTTGCCCGGCGGGGAGCGCGTTGCCTTTCACTTCATCGAGCGCGATATTGATGTCGCCCTCATCGCTGCCACGCTGCGCGAAAACGCCGCCAAAGAAACCTATACCCTGTTCATCTTATGGGGGGCAATGCTGCTCCCCGAACACGGCGAGCATTACCCCCCTTACGACTGGATGTTGGCGCTGCTGACGCTCTACGACGATAAAATCTATGGCTTTGAGGCAGAAGGGGAGCGGGCTTGGATTTACCCCGTTCACTTCCACCCACAGGCGACGGGGATTCACCGCCTGATTGAGTATGGCGAGACGGTCAACTTTGCCCATCTGGGCGTGGAGGTGATTCAGACGGTGGATGGCGTCCTGAACGGGCGCTGGCATATTGCCGATTTTGAAGATCGTCCCGCCGCCCGCCAGCGCAAAGGGCGCGATTCCAGCGGGGAGACCACCCGCCAGCGCGTCTATGCCGTCTATCGCAGCCCCTTACGGGCGCAGTTTGACGTTCTCGGCGTCAGCCTTGATGCCGACCTCGCCACAATTCGCCAAGCCTACCGAGCGTTGGCGCGGGAATTTCACCCCGATCTCAACCCCGACCCCGCCGCCGCCGAACGGATGAAACGGATCAACGCCGCTTATGGGCTGATTATGACCGTCTTAGAGGGCGAGGCAGCGAACCAGAATGACGACCCTGCCTAA
- a CDS encoding YvcK family protein gives MANSDLPLKAKGSAAQTLPRQTQTVQTVRRGARLMRTWLTPGIGVKRWALLLMAGIAVCGIAIAEFLRQNADGGTLSPLLHLVTLRFLLPTPRILVGLILGVGVILLAFYKLNRSILAPFVKRDADSFVNTVEAYYRRQRGARVVAIGGGTGLPAVLRAMKPYTLNLTAIVTVADDGGSSGKLRREMGVLPPGDIRNNIAALADDEHLVTQLFQYRFENGGGLAGHSFGNLLLTAMADITGSMDQAIIEAGKVLNITGRVLPATLSDVKLCAEVRDERGLRRVEGESNIPEAGGRVERVYLEPEHPRPYPDTIRAILNADLVVIGPGSLYTSILPNLLVEGMPEAIRASSALCVYVCNIATQQGETGGYGVADHVAALEHHIGKGVIDIILANNATPQLNAGERTKYVPLAHPHDPIRERYRLIEVDLADPNRPWRHSPTKLARVLMGLIPTI, from the coding sequence ATGGCAAACTCAGACCTCCCTCTGAAGGCGAAAGGGAGCGCCGCGCAGACCCTCCCCCGCCAAACGCAGACCGTCCAAACGGTGCGGCGCGGGGCGCGGCTGATGCGCACCTGGCTGACGCCGGGAATCGGCGTCAAGCGGTGGGCGCTCTTGCTAATGGCGGGGATTGCCGTGTGCGGCATTGCCATTGCCGAATTCCTGCGCCAAAACGCCGACGGCGGGACGCTTTCGCCCTTGCTGCACCTCGTCACCCTGCGGTTTTTGCTGCCCACCCCGCGCATCCTCGTGGGGCTGATCCTCGGCGTGGGGGTGATCCTCCTTGCCTTTTACAAATTGAACCGTTCAATCCTTGCCCCGTTTGTCAAACGCGATGCCGATTCCTTCGTGAACACGGTGGAAGCCTATTACCGCCGCCAACGCGGGGCGCGGGTCGTCGCCATTGGGGGGGGGACGGGGCTGCCCGCTGTGCTGCGGGCGATGAAACCCTATACCCTGAACCTGACAGCCATTGTCACCGTTGCTGATGATGGCGGCAGTTCGGGCAAGCTGCGGCGGGAGATGGGGGTGCTGCCGCCCGGCGATATTCGCAACAACATTGCCGCCCTTGCCGATGATGAACACCTTGTTACCCAGTTGTTCCAATACCGCTTTGAGAACGGCGGCGGCTTGGCGGGTCACAGCTTTGGCAATCTGCTGCTGACGGCAATGGCGGACATTACCGGCAGCATGGATCAGGCGATCATTGAGGCGGGCAAGGTCTTGAACATCACCGGGCGCGTGCTGCCCGCGACGCTGAGCGATGTGAAGCTCTGTGCCGAGGTGCGCGATGAACGCGGGCTGCGGCGGGTAGAAGGCGAATCGAACATCCCCGAAGCGGGCGGACGGGTAGAGCGTGTTTACCTTGAGCCGGAACACCCCCGCCCCTACCCAGACACCATCCGCGCCATTCTGAACGCCGATCTCGTCGTGATCGGTCCCGGCAGCCTCTACACCAGCATCCTCCCCAACTTGCTTGTTGAGGGGATGCCAGAGGCAATCCGCGCCTCCTCAGCGCTGTGTGTTTACGTGTGCAACATTGCCACCCAACAGGGCGAGACAGGCGGGTACGGCGTTGCCGACCACGTGGCGGCGCTGGAGCATCACATTGGCAAGGGGGTGATCGATATCATTTTGGCGAATAACGCCACCCCACAATTGAACGCGGGCGAACGGACAAAGTACGTTCCCTTGGCGCACCCCCACGATCCGATTCGGGAACGCTACCGCCTGATTGAGGTTGACCTCGCTGATCCCAACCGCCCCTGGCGGCACAGCCCGACGAAACTAGCGCGGGTGCTGATGGGGCTGATTCCCACGATCTAA